In the genome of Taurinivorans muris, one region contains:
- a CDS encoding M48 family metallopeptidase, whose protein sequence is MAQTKNISAAFSYQGKEISYTLCFDRFKTVRLRMKEANRLEIKAPFHTPLTAIENSMRKHAEWIFARQEQLADMQTAIKPVTEEVFIFGKSFGVTLRKTSSAPLEKVRFFARNSYIDQEELFSQALPILQNSRPEIRLTGQELSIYCPNSEEALKLLSLWRKKTAQRFLPLHYSLLWKIFQEKTAHFLLRHTITTPYHFSCPPLTVRSCKRCFGSCRIFAKEQKTRITLSRHLMGLPLEYIEFVILHEFCHLVYPDHSPQFYALFSAVLPNHKSLKAGISHWSKGHNSF, encoded by the coding sequence ATGGCGCAAACAAAGAACATCTCCGCCGCCTTTTCATATCAGGGAAAAGAAATTTCCTATACCCTTTGCTTCGATAGGTTTAAAACCGTCCGCCTGCGTATGAAAGAAGCCAACCGGCTGGAAATAAAAGCCCCTTTCCATACGCCATTGACCGCGATAGAAAACAGCATGCGAAAACATGCCGAATGGATATTCGCCAGACAGGAACAGCTCGCAGACATGCAGACGGCAATAAAGCCGGTAACGGAAGAAGTTTTTATTTTCGGAAAATCGTTTGGCGTGACGCTTCGCAAAACAAGCTCCGCTCCGCTGGAAAAAGTACGGTTTTTCGCCCGAAATTCTTATATTGACCAAGAGGAACTTTTTTCGCAGGCTTTGCCCATTTTACAAAATTCCCGTCCTGAAATACGGCTGACCGGCCAAGAACTTTCCATATATTGCCCGAATAGTGAAGAAGCGCTGAAATTGCTCAGCCTCTGGCGGAAAAAAACGGCGCAGCGGTTCCTGCCTTTGCATTATTCTTTGTTGTGGAAAATTTTCCAAGAAAAAACAGCGCATTTTCTTTTACGGCATACCATAACAACCCCTTATCATTTTTCCTGCCCGCCTCTTACCGTCCGTTCATGCAAGCGCTGTTTCGGTTCATGCAGGATTTTTGCGAAAGAGCAAAAAACACGCATCACGCTTTCCCGGCATTTAATGGGTCTGCCTCTTGAATATATCGAATTTGTCATTCTGCATGAATTTTGCCATTTGGTTTATCCCGATCATTCTCCGCAGTTTTACGCTCTTTTTTCAGCTGTCCTGCCCAACCACAAAAGTCTGAAAGCAGGCATATCCCATTGGAGCAAGGGACATAATTCTTTTTAG
- a CDS encoding FAD-dependent oxidoreductase, whose protein sequence is MAKKILIIGAVALGTKAATRCKRVNPDTEITIIDQGQFISYGGCGMPFYISSEVDSINELRATSANVIRDPHFFTHVKDIDHVKIRTKALEINPQEQYVLTENLDTGEKEKLFYDELVLGMGSHAIVPQIKGVGLKNITTIAGLEDAEKIRTHCEKGIRHMVIIGASFTAIEIAVGLADMWNIPCTLIKRSKRMLPNLVSSTVSDMIRHDLEEAGINIVAEEDVLEFAGDDEGNVCEVVTNKQRIKADHVILAMGVKANYELAEKAGLKCDPKYGVCVNEYLQTSNSHIYAGGDLIAIKNLISGKEMHLPMGSLANRQGRIIGTNIAGGNPQTGLETFPGVVGTWCMKMHKGTVAGTGLNEDMAVKAGFDAVSINMEQLDRAHFYPEKHMMTLEVVVEKKTRRILGMQGYCADGTAVKARIDTMAAMLQFGKPTLHELSIAEVSYSPPLASAMDVFNTAGNVADNIVTGLGEFIKPAEFDALFEARDSNNYVFVDTRAGQAPLELCKKYPEYWLNIPLERFNEDMEKIPADKNIAFICNSGTRAYECLLKFKRGGRNAVNSSGGMQAMKKRGKKY, encoded by the coding sequence ATGGCTAAGAAAATTCTTATCATCGGAGCTGTCGCTCTTGGAACAAAAGCTGCCACACGCTGCAAACGGGTAAATCCCGATACCGAAATCACTATTATAGACCAAGGACAATTTATTTCCTACGGCGGCTGCGGCATGCCTTTTTATATTTCTTCCGAAGTGGACAGTATCAATGAATTGCGCGCCACAAGCGCCAATGTTATCCGCGACCCGCATTTTTTCACCCATGTAAAAGATATCGACCATGTGAAAATCAGGACCAAAGCCCTTGAAATCAATCCGCAGGAACAATATGTCCTTACGGAAAATCTGGATACCGGCGAAAAAGAAAAACTTTTTTATGACGAGCTTGTGCTCGGCATGGGCAGCCATGCCATTGTGCCTCAAATCAAAGGTGTCGGTCTTAAGAATATCACAACCATAGCGGGGCTTGAGGACGCGGAAAAAATCCGCACCCACTGCGAAAAAGGCATACGACATATGGTGATTATCGGGGCGAGCTTCACGGCTATTGAAATCGCCGTGGGCTTGGCTGACATGTGGAATATTCCCTGCACGCTGATAAAGCGTTCAAAACGCATGCTTCCGAATCTTGTTTCAAGCACCGTTTCCGACATGATCAGGCATGACCTTGAAGAAGCGGGAATCAATATTGTTGCGGAAGAAGATGTGCTTGAATTTGCGGGCGATGATGAAGGCAACGTATGCGAAGTTGTCACCAACAAACAGCGCATTAAAGCCGACCATGTCATTTTGGCAATGGGCGTAAAGGCGAATTATGAACTCGCCGAAAAAGCGGGACTGAAATGCGACCCGAAATACGGGGTTTGCGTCAATGAATATTTGCAGACTTCCAATTCCCATATTTACGCGGGGGGCGACCTCATCGCCATAAAAAACCTTATTTCGGGCAAGGAAATGCATTTGCCCATGGGCTCCCTCGCCAACAGACAGGGACGTATCATCGGGACGAACATTGCCGGCGGAAATCCGCAAACCGGTTTGGAAACATTCCCCGGAGTCGTGGGCACATGGTGTATGAAAATGCATAAAGGAACAGTTGCGGGAACGGGCTTGAATGAGGATATGGCAGTCAAAGCCGGGTTCGACGCTGTCAGCATCAATATGGAACAGCTCGACAGAGCCCATTTTTACCCTGAAAAACATATGATGACTCTGGAAGTCGTTGTGGAGAAAAAAACACGCCGCATTCTCGGCATGCAAGGATACTGCGCTGACGGAACGGCGGTGAAAGCGCGTATCGACACCATGGCTGCCATGCTTCAATTCGGCAAACCGACCCTGCATGAATTATCCATTGCGGAAGTTTCCTATTCTCCTCCGCTTGCCTCCGCCATGGATGTTTTCAATACGGCGGGCAATGTTGCGGACAATATCGTCACGGGTCTCGGCGAATTTATCAAACCTGCGGAATTTGACGCGCTTTTTGAGGCGCGGGACAGCAATAATTATGTTTTTGTGGATACGAGAGCGGGACAAGCCCCTCTTGAACTGTGCAAAAAATATCCGGAATATTGGCTTAATATTCCGTTGGAACGTTTTAATGAAGATATGGAAAAAATCCCCGCGGATAAAAATATCGCTTTCATTTGCAATTCAGGCACACGGGCTTACGAATGCCTGCTGAAATTCAAACGCGGCGGCAGAAATGCCGTCAACTCTTCCGGCGGTATGCAGGCGATGAAAAAACGCGGCAAAAAATATTAG
- a CDS encoding UxaA family hydrolase encodes MNKTFMGYRRENGRVGVRNHVIVLPLDDLSNSACQAVANNVAGTLAIVHPYGRLQFGEDLELHFRTLIGAGSNPNVAAVIVIGIEKEWTNKIVEGIAKTGKPVFGFGIEQNGDLNTVAMASRKAKELVQWATGLQRVECPIQELWVSCKCGESDTTSGIASCPTVGNAFDKLWKNGNTLLFGETTELTGGEHLVAARCKNEEVRRQFQAFFDRYADIIDKHKISDLSDSQPTKGNIEGGLTTIEEKALGNIQKIGKECIVEGCLEKAYSPTGPGLWFMDSSSAAAEMITLAAAAGYVVHFFPTGQGNIIGNPILPVIKLSANPRTVRTMSEHIDVDVSGLLRREMNLDQAGDLLLDMMEKTVNGRLTSAEALKHQEFVMTRLYESA; translated from the coding sequence ATGAATAAGACATTTATGGGATATCGCCGTGAAAACGGACGTGTGGGTGTTCGCAACCATGTGATTGTTTTGCCTCTTGATGATTTGTCAAACTCCGCTTGTCAGGCGGTTGCGAACAATGTCGCAGGAACGTTGGCGATTGTCCACCCTTACGGGCGTCTTCAATTCGGGGAAGATTTGGAACTGCATTTCCGTACTCTGATCGGCGCGGGAAGCAATCCTAACGTGGCGGCTGTCATTGTCATCGGCATTGAAAAGGAATGGACGAACAAGATTGTCGAAGGTATCGCAAAAACCGGCAAACCTGTTTTCGGTTTCGGTATTGAACAAAACGGCGATTTAAACACTGTCGCTATGGCGAGCCGTAAAGCGAAAGAGCTTGTCCAATGGGCGACAGGCCTGCAAAGGGTTGAATGCCCTATCCAAGAACTTTGGGTTTCCTGCAAATGCGGCGAATCCGATACGACTTCCGGTATCGCTTCCTGTCCGACTGTCGGCAATGCGTTCGACAAACTGTGGAAAAACGGCAATACCTTGCTTTTTGGCGAAACAACGGAACTTACCGGCGGAGAACATCTTGTTGCCGCCCGCTGTAAGAATGAGGAAGTGCGCAGACAATTCCAAGCTTTTTTTGATCGGTATGCCGATATTATCGACAAGCATAAAATCAGCGACCTTTCCGATTCCCAGCCTACGAAAGGCAATATCGAAGGCGGGTTGACGACCATTGAGGAAAAAGCCCTCGGCAATATTCAAAAAATCGGTAAAGAGTGCATTGTGGAAGGCTGTTTGGAAAAGGCGTATTCTCCGACCGGTCCGGGCTTGTGGTTCATGGATTCTTCTTCCGCCGCCGCAGAAATGATCACGCTTGCCGCCGCCGCTGGCTATGTGGTCCATTTCTTTCCGACGGGACAAGGCAATATCATCGGCAATCCGATATTGCCGGTTATCAAGCTTTCCGCCAATCCCCGCACCGTTCGGACCATGTCGGAACATATTGACGTTGATGTTTCCGGTTTGCTGCGCCGTGAGATGAACCTCGATCAGGCAGGCGATTTGCTTCTTGACATGATGGAAAAAACCGTCAATGGACGTTTGACTTCCGCTGAAGCCTTGAAACATCAGGAATTTGTCATGACAAGGCTTTATGAAAGCGCATAA
- a CDS encoding UxaA family hydrolase, protein MAIDFLVHEAGDGVGVAAVEGIKAGQDLTGWIMQEDQTITIKVLNDIPIGHKIALKDFAVGDTVFKYGTDIGKVVASIKKGEHLHVHNVKTKRW, encoded by the coding sequence ATGGCGATCGACTTTCTTGTACACGAAGCGGGTGACGGTGTCGGTGTGGCAGCTGTTGAAGGCATAAAAGCCGGTCAGGATTTGACAGGCTGGATTATGCAGGAAGACCAAACTATTACGATTAAAGTTTTAAATGATATTCCTATCGGGCATAAAATCGCGCTTAAAGATTTTGCCGTGGGGGATACCGTTTTCAAATACGGTACGGATATCGGCAAAGTTGTCGCTTCCATAAAAAAAGGTGAGCATTTGCACGTGCATAACGTAAAAACCAAAAGGTGGTAA
- a CDS encoding TRAP transporter large permease subunit — translation MSIYDSIKVDLEHTSECGAFADCLNVNFEKPFMIIGLVGAVLLIVYQSLGRYVFAKYFPAMHIPFWTEELARFIFIWSMYFAIPLTIKHRENIRVDVIYDKFSPKWRGILWIYSDLAFIVMAGSIFYTSLGYIYMQWEFEQETAALRIPYYIPYAILPLGFGLMVIRLIQDISVELKTSSYADFFSAVFLIVLSIAPVYLFEELNVLVLLFGYFILLLVLGVPVSICLGLATLATVIGADSLPIDYIAQVPFTSVDSLPIMAIPFFIAAGVLMGAGGLSKRLLDLADYFIGSLPGGIALVSIAASMFFAAISGSGPATVAAIGMITIPAMIERGYDKFFAGVVVAAAGAIGVMIPPSNPFVVYGVTAQQSIGSLFMGGIVPGVLTGLALMVYTYFYSKKKGWKGIDREKNIKELIKVLWEAKWALLVPVIILGGIYGGIMTPTEAAAVAALYGLIAGMFLYGELTFKRLGDYLAQAAASSAAIIILIAMATLFGNIMAIESVPESIAAFILSVSNNKIAVLIIINAFLLFVGTFMEALAAIVILTPVLLPVVTQLGVNPVHFGVIMVVNLAIGFITPPVGVNLFVSGTIAGCKLMDLAGAIVPLLILMIAVLLLITYVPAICMCLV, via the coding sequence ATGTCGATATATGACAGTATTAAAGTTGATTTGGAACATACTTCCGAATGCGGTGCGTTTGCGGACTGTTTGAATGTCAATTTTGAAAAACCGTTTATGATCATCGGCTTAGTGGGAGCGGTTCTTTTAATTGTTTACCAGTCTCTCGGAAGATATGTTTTTGCAAAATATTTTCCTGCAATGCACATTCCTTTTTGGACGGAAGAATTAGCCCGTTTCATATTCATTTGGTCGATGTATTTCGCAATTCCGCTGACAATCAAACACAGGGAAAATATTCGCGTCGATGTTATTTATGACAAATTTTCTCCGAAATGGCGCGGCATATTATGGATATATTCGGACCTCGCCTTCATTGTCATGGCGGGGAGTATTTTTTATACCAGTTTGGGCTATATTTACATGCAATGGGAATTTGAACAGGAAACCGCGGCTCTGCGCATTCCGTATTATATTCCTTATGCCATATTGCCTTTGGGGTTTGGGCTCATGGTCATACGATTGATTCAGGATATTTCGGTTGAATTGAAAACTTCATCGTATGCGGATTTTTTCTCAGCTGTTTTTTTGATTGTGTTGTCCATTGCTCCCGTATATCTTTTTGAAGAGTTAAATGTTCTTGTCTTATTGTTCGGCTATTTCATTCTGCTGCTTGTTTTGGGGGTTCCCGTTTCCATTTGCTTGGGGCTTGCGACACTCGCGACTGTCATCGGTGCGGATTCGCTGCCTATTGATTATATCGCCCAAGTCCCTTTCACGTCTGTCGATTCCCTGCCTATTATGGCAATTCCGTTTTTTATCGCCGCCGGCGTCCTTATGGGGGCGGGAGGGCTTTCCAAGCGTTTGCTTGATTTGGCTGATTATTTCATCGGAAGTCTGCCCGGCGGAATCGCGCTTGTCAGTATCGCCGCGAGCATGTTTTTTGCCGCAATCAGCGGGTCCGGTCCCGCAACGGTTGCGGCTATCGGCATGATTACGATTCCCGCAATGATAGAACGCGGATATGACAAGTTTTTTGCGGGGGTGGTCGTTGCCGCCGCAGGCGCCATCGGAGTGATGATTCCTCCGAGCAATCCCTTTGTCGTCTACGGGGTGACAGCACAGCAGTCCATCGGATCCCTGTTCATGGGCGGCATTGTTCCCGGTGTTTTAACCGGTCTGGCTTTGATGGTATATACGTATTTCTATTCAAAGAAGAAAGGCTGGAAAGGAATTGACAGGGAAAAGAACATAAAAGAATTGATAAAAGTTCTTTGGGAAGCGAAATGGGCGCTGCTTGTTCCCGTGATTATTTTGGGGGGCATATACGGCGGTATCATGACGCCGACGGAGGCCGCCGCTGTCGCCGCGTTATACGGCTTGATCGCGGGAATGTTCCTTTACGGCGAGCTGACTTTTAAACGTCTGGGAGATTATTTGGCGCAGGCCGCCGCTTCTTCCGCCGCAATCATCATATTGATCGCCATGGCGACATTGTTCGGCAATATCATGGCGATTGAAAGCGTGCCCGAATCCATTGCGGCGTTTATTTTAAGTGTTTCAAACAACAAAATTGCCGTTTTAATCATTATCAACGCCTTTTTGCTGTTTGTCGGCACATTCATGGAAGCTCTCGCCGCCATTGTCATTCTTACTCCCGTGTTATTGCCGGTCGTGACGCAGCTCGGCGTGAATCCCGTTCATTTCGGCGTTATCATGGTTGTCAATTTGGCAATCGGTTTCATTACTCCTCCTGTCGGGGTGAATTTGTTTGTTTCCGGCACGATTGCCGGCTGCAAGCTTATGGATTTGGCTGGTGCCATTGTTCCGCTGTTGATTTTGATGATTGCGGTATTGCTGCTGATAACCTACGTTCCCGCAATTTGCATGTGTTTGGTTTGA
- a CDS encoding TRAP transporter substrate-binding protein: MNGKKILGLAAAGFAFLSLAGFSFGAEPYTGPKLNLRLASPSPLGSNMVLGYEKFVELVKEKSGGKINIKLMANAVLGSDRSTLEAAQRGTLDMASCSSPNMASFARDYMVFDLPYVTSPEYQQQLYDALDNGELGKHFEKVANRIGLTTIMFSEYGYRNFAFTSSVNGIDMMKEKKVRTTDSPIEVAVSRALGMIPSPVAWGEVYTALQQGTVDGEGNNWEHLVLAKHIEVLKGAMNSEHNYSMHILMMNKKKYDMLDPQAQAVLREAAKEALAYERNLTKELKERCEKEMLAQGIVIYRLSAEERAVLKEKTRVVWDTFKNEIDPDVLQMVLDTQK; the protein is encoded by the coding sequence ATGAACGGAAAAAAAATCCTTGGCTTGGCGGCGGCGGGTTTTGCGTTTCTCTCGCTCGCAGGTTTTTCTTTCGGAGCGGAACCGTACACCGGTCCCAAATTGAATCTGCGTCTTGCAAGTCCGAGTCCGCTGGGCAGCAACATGGTGCTCGGTTATGAAAAATTCGTTGAACTTGTAAAAGAAAAATCCGGCGGTAAAATCAATATCAAACTCATGGCTAATGCCGTGCTTGGCAGTGACAGGTCAACTCTTGAGGCGGCTCAGCGCGGTACGCTGGACATGGCTTCCTGCTCTTCTCCCAACATGGCGTCGTTCGCCCGCGACTATATGGTTTTCGATTTGCCGTATGTCACTTCTCCCGAGTATCAGCAGCAGTTGTATGATGCTCTTGACAATGGCGAACTTGGCAAACATTTTGAAAAAGTGGCAAACCGTATCGGTTTGACGACCATCATGTTCAGTGAATACGGATACCGCAATTTCGCGTTTACTTCTTCCGTAAACGGAATTGACATGATGAAAGAAAAGAAAGTCCGCACTACGGACTCTCCTATCGAAGTGGCGGTCTCAAGGGCATTGGGCATGATTCCTTCTCCTGTGGCATGGGGTGAGGTGTATACCGCTTTGCAGCAAGGCACCGTGGACGGTGAAGGCAATAACTGGGAACATCTTGTTCTTGCAAAACATATTGAAGTGCTGAAAGGCGCCATGAATTCCGAACACAATTACAGTATGCATATTCTTATGATGAACAAGAAAAAATATGACATGTTGGACCCGCAGGCGCAGGCCGTTCTTCGTGAAGCGGCAAAAGAAGCCCTTGCGTATGAAAGAAATCTCACCAAGGAATTAAAAGAAAGGTGTGAAAAGGAAATGCTCGCCCAAGGCATTGTGATTTACCGCCTTTCCGCTGAGGAGCGTGCCGTTTTGAAAGAAAAAACGCGTGTTGTCTGGGATACGTTCAAAAATGAAATTGATCCCGATGTATTGCAAATGGTATTGGATACACAAAAGTAA
- the hisD gene encoding histidinol dehydrogenase produces the protein MKYLKKANTSAEEFSSGARKAVEEVLADIRANGEDAVRELAKKFDKWEQDFVLSPEKKARLIASVPETVKKDIQFAYEQITCFAKAQRESIKDFEIMTPAGVRAGQKVIPMDVAGCYVPGGRFAHTCSALMSIATAKVAGVPFVVAATPPRGDSIDPSVCYAMDLAGADVILEMGGIQSVAAMAYGLFTGKKANIIAGPGNAFVAEAKALLAGEGVCGIDLFAGPSEIAILADAQADPMTVAIDLLSQGEHGVNSPVWLFTDSEALAERVLEIMPKLIADMPDPATPQKSWDDYAEIIVCGSREEMVEISDRYAPEHLEVLCEDTGWWLNHLTSYGSLFMGEFSTVTHGDKCAGPNHILPTKKAAHFSGGLNVHKYLKICTYQQPASMEASCLISGYASRLSRVEGMEGHARACDWRLTKYQPEKDWDFKVYRHPAY, from the coding sequence ATGAAATATCTGAAAAAAGCGAACACATCGGCAGAGGAATTCAGCTCCGGAGCCCGTAAAGCCGTTGAGGAAGTTCTTGCGGACATTCGTGCGAACGGCGAGGACGCTGTCCGCGAACTTGCGAAAAAATTTGATAAATGGGAGCAGGATTTCGTCCTTTCTCCGGAAAAAAAAGCCAGGCTCATCGCAAGCGTTCCGGAAACCGTCAAAAAAGACATTCAGTTCGCATACGAGCAAATCACCTGTTTTGCAAAGGCGCAGCGCGAGAGCATTAAGGATTTTGAAATCATGACTCCCGCAGGCGTCCGCGCGGGACAGAAAGTTATTCCGATGGATGTCGCAGGCTGTTATGTTCCCGGCGGACGGTTCGCCCATACGTGTTCCGCACTTATGAGCATTGCGACGGCGAAAGTGGCAGGTGTTCCTTTTGTTGTTGCCGCAACGCCGCCCCGAGGCGACAGTATCGACCCCTCCGTGTGTTATGCCATGGATTTGGCAGGTGCCGATGTTATTTTGGAAATGGGCGGCATTCAATCCGTCGCCGCTATGGCGTACGGTTTATTCACGGGAAAAAAGGCGAATATCATTGCGGGTCCAGGCAACGCTTTTGTTGCGGAAGCAAAAGCATTGCTTGCGGGTGAGGGCGTTTGCGGAATAGACCTTTTCGCCGGACCGTCCGAAATTGCGATTTTGGCTGACGCGCAGGCCGACCCCATGACCGTCGCCATTGATTTGCTTTCACAGGGTGAACACGGAGTTAATTCGCCGGTATGGCTTTTCACCGATTCTGAAGCGCTGGCTGAACGGGTACTGGAAATCATGCCGAAGCTCATTGCCGATATGCCGGATCCGGCGACGCCTCAAAAATCATGGGATGATTATGCGGAAATCATCGTTTGCGGCAGCAGGGAGGAAATGGTTGAAATCAGCGACCGATACGCACCGGAACATCTTGAAGTGCTTTGTGAAGATACCGGCTGGTGGCTGAACCATCTGACTTCTTACGGCTCGCTGTTCATGGGCGAATTCAGCACCGTCACCCATGGCGACAAATGCGCCGGTCCCAACCATATTTTACCCACAAAGAAAGCGGCACATTTCAGCGGCGGCTTGAATGTGCATAAATATCTTAAGATTTGCACCTACCAACAGCCGGCAAGCATGGAAGCCAGCTGTCTGATCAGCGGATATGCTTCCCGTCTGTCCCGTGTAGAGGGCATGGAAGGGCATGCCCGTGCCTGTGATTGGCGCCTTACGAAATACCAGCCTGAAAAGGATTGGGATTTCAAAGTATACAGACATCCGGCATATTGA
- a CDS encoding GntR family transcriptional regulator gives MDKKISYVPLYEQVKKDILRRIIAGDWSPGSFLPNEFALAEQYGVSQGTLRKALNELTAEKYLVRYQGKGTAVAVVEDDTALFPFFFLSRRDNKHIPPVSQINGIARIKASSDIAGHLQINEGDEVIEIKRVRILDNECVINEIVYISLKVTGDIHFEDQQFPNTLYVYYQHKCGIRIHRAVEDIEAVLPTADDVKKLGIVKTQPVMKISRTSFDVQERIVEYRISKINTQNFVYRASLQ, from the coding sequence ATGGATAAGAAGATTTCGTATGTGCCGCTGTATGAACAAGTGAAAAAAGATATTTTAAGAAGAATTATCGCAGGCGATTGGTCGCCGGGAAGTTTTCTTCCCAATGAATTTGCATTGGCGGAGCAATATGGCGTGAGCCAGGGGACGCTCCGTAAGGCGTTGAATGAACTGACCGCTGAGAAATATCTTGTCCGCTATCAGGGAAAAGGCACTGCCGTCGCCGTCGTGGAAGACGATACGGCGTTATTTCCGTTCTTTTTTCTTTCCCGCCGCGATAACAAACACATTCCTCCGGTTTCGCAAATCAACGGCATTGCGCGGATTAAGGCTTCTTCGGATATTGCCGGGCATTTGCAGATAAATGAAGGTGACGAAGTTATAGAAATCAAGCGGGTGCGTATTCTTGACAACGAATGCGTCATAAACGAGATCGTGTATATTTCGCTGAAAGTGACCGGCGATATTCATTTTGAAGACCAGCAGTTTCCCAATACGCTCTATGTCTATTACCAGCATAAATGCGGAATCAGGATACACCGTGCGGTGGAGGATATTGAAGCCGTTCTTCCGACAGCCGACGATGTGAAAAAACTGGGCATTGTGAAAACACAGCCTGTGATGAAAATTTCCAGAACCTCTTTTGATGTGCAGGAACGGATAGTCGAATACAGAATCAGCAAGATAAACACGCAAAATTTTGTGTACCGCGCAAGCTTGCAGTAA